In Geminocystis sp. NIES-3709, a single genomic region encodes these proteins:
- a CDS encoding MraY family glycosyltransferase: MNGESSYSNEIYHFIAFLVSMNVVLWSTPVVKNIGLKSGHVDKPDPRKVHRKPIVRIGGVAIFAGTTAGLLIVWWLGGFGVLSAQKDAEIWGVTIGAIFFFFIGLADDLFNLSPSSRLIMQSIVASFAWYKGVKIEFFTLPFGELINLDMWWLSLPITVIWLVGMVNAINWIDGLDGLAAGVCGIGAVVMLIVSLFMNQPAAALLAAALAGGALGFLKYNFNPAEIFMGDGGAYFMGFMLAGVGVIGLAKTAAVTAVILPYIILAVPILDMSWVIFSRMLQGKSPFLPDNRHLHHRLLQAGVSQRLTVLFIYSLTLWVGSFALVFSGFPSGGVYAIGATMLLIYTTWQVWRHRRVDSNIND, encoded by the coding sequence ATGAATGGAGAATCATCCTACAGCAACGAAATCTATCACTTTATTGCTTTTCTCGTGTCCATGAACGTGGTTTTGTGGAGTACTCCCGTAGTCAAAAATATAGGTTTAAAAAGTGGTCATGTAGATAAACCAGATCCTCGTAAAGTACATCGGAAACCGATCGTACGTATTGGAGGGGTAGCCATTTTTGCTGGAACAACAGCAGGATTATTAATAGTATGGTGGTTAGGAGGTTTTGGAGTATTATCTGCACAAAAAGATGCCGAAATCTGGGGTGTAACAATCGGTGCTATATTTTTCTTTTTCATCGGTTTAGCAGATGATTTATTTAACCTTTCTCCTTCTTCTCGTCTTATTATGCAGTCGATCGTAGCGAGTTTTGCATGGTATAAAGGAGTTAAAATCGAGTTTTTTACCCTTCCTTTCGGAGAATTAATTAATCTCGATATGTGGTGGTTAAGTCTTCCTATTACTGTTATTTGGTTAGTGGGAATGGTAAACGCTATTAATTGGATTGACGGTTTAGATGGTTTAGCGGCAGGAGTGTGCGGTATTGGTGCGGTAGTGATGTTGATTGTCAGTTTATTTATGAATCAACCGGCGGCGGCATTGTTAGCGGCGGCATTGGCTGGAGGGGCGTTAGGATTTTTAAAATATAACTTCAATCCTGCCGAGATATTTATGGGAGATGGTGGTGCTTATTTTATGGGATTTATGTTAGCAGGGGTGGGAGTGATTGGTTTAGCCAAAACCGCAGCAGTAACGGCGGTAATTTTGCCTTACATTATCCTTGCTGTACCGATTTTGGATATGTCTTGGGTGATTTTTTCGAGAATGTTACAAGGTAAATCTCCTTTTTTACCAGACAACCGTCATTTGCACCATCGTCTTCTACAAGCTGGAGTTTCACAACGTTTGACAGTTTTATTCATCTATTCCTTAACTCTATGGGTAGGTAGTTTTGCCCTCGTCTTTTCTGGTTTTCCCAGTGGAGGAGTTTATGCTATTGGTGCAACTATGCTATTAATTTATACTACTTGGCAGGTATGGCGCCATCGTCGAGTTGATTCCAATATAAATGATTGA
- the prmC gene encoding peptide chain release factor N(5)-glutamine methyltransferase: MFFSLSGQKLFNWYQQAKQQTIINNIPLFELDYLLIELTNLNNLNLRLNNYQNNDQIISKKSLEELQNLWDLRVKKRCPVQYLIGECHWRNFTLKVTPDVLIPRPETELIIDRALQLTEQYPYLRSGKWLDLGTGSGAIAIALADTFPEAVIYAVDKSEKALKIAQENAFNLGFFKRIKFFHGSWFNPINELKNGFSGIVSNPPYIPSQVVLQLQPEVINHEPRIALDGGDDGLNDIRHLIINAPNFLINNGVFILEMMDGQGDFVEKFLINNTNYTNIKIDRDLANLERFALAYHRKKVIA, encoded by the coding sequence ATGTTTTTTTCTTTATCAGGACAAAAATTATTTAACTGGTATCAACAAGCTAAACAACAAACTATTATTAATAATATTCCTTTATTTGAATTAGACTATTTATTAATAGAATTAACTAACTTAAATAATTTGAATTTACGACTTAATAATTATCAAAATAATGATCAAATTATCAGTAAAAAATCCCTAGAAGAATTACAAAATTTGTGGGATTTACGAGTTAAAAAACGTTGTCCTGTTCAGTATTTAATCGGTGAATGTCACTGGCGTAATTTCACTCTCAAAGTTACTCCAGATGTTTTAATTCCCCGTCCAGAAACAGAGTTAATCATCGATCGAGCGTTACAATTAACTGAACAATATCCTTATTTACGATCGGGTAAATGGTTAGATTTAGGTACAGGAAGCGGTGCGATCGCCATTGCATTAGCGGATACTTTTCCAGAAGCAGTAATTTATGCCGTTGATAAAAGTGAAAAAGCCTTAAAAATTGCCCAAGAAAACGCTTTTAATTTAGGATTTTTTAAAAGAATTAAATTTTTTCATGGTTCATGGTTTAATCCTATAAATGAGCTTAAAAATGGCTTTAGTGGTATTGTTTCTAACCCTCCTTATATTCCTTCTCAAGTAGTTTTACAATTACAACCCGAAGTGATAAATCATGAACCAAGAATCGCTTTAGATGGCGGAGATGACGGATTAAATGATATTAGACACTTAATTATTAATGCTCCTAATTTTTTAATTAATAATGGTGTTTTTATCTTAGAAATGATGGACGGACAAGGAGATTTTGTTGAAAAATTTTTAATTAATAATACTAACTATACCAATATTAAAATCGATCGAGATTTAGCTAATTTAGAAAGATTTGCTCTTGCTTATCATCGTAAAAAAGTAATTGCATAA
- a CDS encoding diguanylate cyclase domain-containing protein, protein MNKKIIILDDLEEQSQFFLRLLHEANYTVVITDNESELLDLINNEYIDLILLSATFKDKDVYLICKKIKLLEMGENIPVIFINRDHRYFDAETMFNAGGADYISYPFSSAEILHKISIQLQIKTLRQELTEKTNQLHKLIPHYQKLKLALEKAKLELANINQTNRSSLLPQKEVFEQTLAQEWLRGARQRSSSGDLSGTNISLIMGEINDFKNYQKNHEKDLTENCLNIIGNTIKSTVKRPGDFVGIFTLGKFAILLPNTDQDGAQKVAEIINEKIQNLQIPHHYSDFTEYISLSFGIATGIPSQALPPNVLVEVAENALNVALANKRDNIIIIDNF, encoded by the coding sequence ATGAACAAAAAAATAATTATTTTAGATGATTTAGAAGAACAAAGTCAGTTTTTTTTAAGACTACTCCATGAAGCAAATTATACAGTAGTGATTACTGATAATGAATCAGAACTTTTAGATTTAATAAACAACGAATATATTGATCTTATTTTACTTAGTGCCACTTTTAAAGATAAAGATGTTTATTTGATCTGTAAGAAAATTAAACTGTTAGAAATGGGAGAAAATATTCCCGTAATTTTTATTAACCGAGATCATCGTTATTTCGATGCAGAAACAATGTTTAATGCGGGAGGTGCTGACTATATTAGCTATCCTTTTAGTTCAGCAGAGATACTCCATAAAATTTCTATTCAGTTGCAAATTAAAACTCTCCGTCAGGAATTAACAGAAAAAACTAATCAACTTCATAAATTAATTCCCCATTATCAAAAATTAAAATTAGCCTTAGAAAAAGCTAAATTAGAATTAGCTAATATTAATCAAACAAATCGATCGAGTTTATTACCTCAAAAAGAAGTCTTCGAGCAAACTTTAGCACAAGAATGGTTAAGAGGTGCAAGACAAAGATCATCTTCAGGAGATTTATCAGGAACAAATATCTCTCTGATTATGGGAGAAATTAATGATTTTAAAAATTATCAGAAAAATCATGAAAAAGATTTAACTGAAAACTGTTTGAATATTATTGGTAATACGATTAAATCAACGGTAAAAAGACCGGGAGATTTTGTGGGAATATTTACTTTGGGAAAATTTGCAATTTTGTTACCAAATACCGATCAAGATGGTGCGCAAAAAGTAGCTGAAATAATTAATGAGAAGATACAGAATTTACAAATACCTCATCATTATTCTGATTTTACTGAATATATTAGCTTAAGTTTTGGCATTGCTACAGGTATTCCTAGTCAGGCTTTACCTCCCAATGTTTTAGTTGAGGTGGCAGAAAATGCTCTTAATGTGGCTTTAGCAAACAAACGGGATAATATTATTATCATCGATAATTTTTAA
- a CDS encoding glycosyltransferase family 2 protein — protein MDLNTITPLILTYNEEPNIDRTLHKLTWAKEVIVIDSFSTDKTIEILKSYSNVKVFFRKFESFAKQCNYGLSLIKNTWVLSLDGDYILSDDLINKLTILNVNSEINGYLIPLSYCIFGKPLKKTILPPRICLYKKNTAHYRDDGHAHKVIIEGKVSYLKSYIYHDDRKSLSRWLWAQDRYMVLEVEKILNTPFYELSLSDRIRKQIILAPFIVFIYCLFLKGGIFDGWGGWYYAFQRMFAEILLSLRLIENKYFNS, from the coding sequence ATGGATTTAAACACAATTACACCACTGATTTTAACCTATAACGAAGAACCGAATATCGATCGAACTCTTCATAAATTAACATGGGCAAAAGAAGTTATTGTTATAGATAGTTTTAGTACCGATAAAACCATCGAAATTTTAAAATCTTATTCTAATGTCAAAGTTTTTTTCAGAAAATTTGAGTCCTTTGCAAAACAGTGTAATTATGGTTTATCTTTAATAAAAAATACTTGGGTTTTATCTCTTGATGGAGACTATATTCTTAGTGATGATTTAATCAATAAATTAACTATTTTAAACGTCAATTCTGAAATTAATGGTTATTTAATTCCTTTGAGTTATTGCATTTTTGGAAAACCTTTAAAAAAAACTATTTTACCTCCGAGAATATGTTTATATAAAAAAAATACGGCTCATTATCGAGATGATGGTCATGCTCATAAAGTTATAATTGAAGGCAAAGTTAGTTATCTTAAAAGTTATATTTATCATGACGATCGAAAATCATTAAGTAGATGGTTATGGGCTCAAGATCGATATATGGTATTAGAAGTTGAAAAAATATTAAACACTCCTTTTTATGAATTAAGTCTAAGCGATCGTATTCGTAAACAAATTATTTTAGCTCCTTTTATTGTGTTTATTTATTGCTTATTTTTAAAAGGAGGAATTTTTGATGGTTGGGGGGGTTGGTATTATGCTTTTCAAAGAATGTTTGCAGAAATTTTACTATCTTTAAGATTAATAGAAAATAAATATTTTAATTCTTAA
- a CDS encoding S-layer family protein → MTIELNITDNVTQILTDFADSATFWDDFNLIFGTEFNQTIAEDFRNQWLNQDFSVLPIVEIISSNILGNANGGYSSDNNTIYLSDRFLTMASSATVTSILLEEIGHFIDAKINDTDTLGDEGEHFAKVIQGIELTSEDLQALKSENDFATIVIDRQSIQIETSTTFTVINTNDSGDGSLRKAIIDANNTAGTDTITFNIGGSGTVKTILLLSALPTITETIIINGTTQSGFSSTPIIELNGLNAGTNINGIILSDGSSGSTIQGLVINRFNGNGIVIQGDSTGNTIKGNFIGIGGSGASDQGNGSNGIRIETANNIIGGSNANERNVISGNTQTGIFITGTSATDNTIQGNYIGINATGTGAIKNDTYGIQIANGSKNNLIGTNGDGTNDNTEGNVISGNGDIGIITENNGTTGNVIAGNYIGTNPTGTSAIANKRGIYIANGAENTLVGTNSDGVSDDLERNIISGNTENGIWIVNGSGTTQNHTIKGNYIGTSKDGSADLGNGNNGIEINGATNITIGGSNAVDRNIISGNNQRGIFITGSTASGNTIEGNYIGTNKDGNGDLGNSWEGITIESSSNTIKNNLISGNDGSQGGLYLNGTNANNNTIIGNKIGTDATGNSKIGNSTGGITINNGSNNTIGVSNALDRNIISGNNEVGIVIKGSSATNQLIQNNYIGTDIDGDTALGNGFEGITIETTQNTIKNNVISANGGSQGGLWLNGVNAKNNTIIGNKIGTDTTGNVDLGNVQEGITINNATNNTIGGSNANDRNIISGNNTAGILVVGNSSDNLIEGNYIGTDIDGDTGLGNNFEGVGIYSSPSNTIKNNVISANKSSVGGVVIEGSNTKNNWVTGNKIGTDATGNNNLGNTSRGISINDGSSNNIIGSNEDKSNDNNEGNIIANNSNGVFIDGSNNSIVKNQIINNSLNGIAIVNGSNSVNNLISQNKITNNGELGIDLNYDGITANDPNDTDTGTNNRQNYPLITIDNSGFINGFLNSNPNSTIRIEYFSNTTPDASGKGEGETFIGFEDVTTDSNGNATLNFDSKNAPNVTATATIANNTSEFSSPAIIPVVTIEAIDATANENGNIGTFRISRTGDLIALTVNYTITGTATNGVDYNTITSSIEIPLNQTYADITITPIDDFIDNEDTTVILTLTDSNDYDLGTSGTETDTITIENDDTVGVTITESGGNTTVTEGGGNDSYSIVLNSEPTDDVTINISTDTQVDTNVSSITFTSLNWDTPQTINVSAPDDGIDEGNHSGIIIHSVVSNDVKYDNISVNPINVTVIEPSLVYSRGTGNPDNITGGYGKNIIDAGGSNDYILGNIFQDTLLGGSGNDTIKADDGDDILDGGSGNDILKAGEGNDIIKGGSGNDTLIGGMGNDTLTGGSGNDYFRFNSPNDGIDTITDFNVLYDSIYLTALGFNLSIGELNSNQFIIGTNATASDHRLVFDRNTGDLFFDNDGNGVNSPVQIATLNPRLALTNQDFIII, encoded by the coding sequence ATGACGATCGAACTAAATATAACCGATAATGTTACTCAAATATTAACTGATTTTGCTGATTCAGCTACTTTCTGGGACGATTTTAACCTGATTTTTGGTACAGAATTTAATCAGACGATCGCAGAAGATTTTAGAAATCAATGGTTAAATCAAGATTTTTCCGTCCTTCCCATCGTTGAAATTATCAGCAGTAACATTTTAGGTAATGCTAATGGAGGTTATTCTTCTGACAATAATACTATTTATTTGTCCGATCGTTTTTTGACAATGGCATCATCGGCAACGGTGACATCTATTTTATTAGAAGAAATTGGTCATTTTATTGATGCTAAAATCAACGATACTGATACTCTAGGAGATGAAGGAGAACATTTTGCTAAAGTTATTCAAGGAATTGAGCTAACATCCGAAGATTTACAAGCATTAAAATCCGAAAACGACTTCGCAACTATTGTTATCGATAGGCAATCAATACAAATAGAAACCAGTACTACTTTTACTGTCATAAATACCAATGATAGTGGAGATGGCAGTTTACGTAAAGCGATAATCGATGCTAACAATACGGCTGGAACTGATACTATTACTTTTAATATAGGTGGCAGTGGCACAGTCAAAACCATTCTTCTTTTATCGGCATTACCCACTATCACCGAAACGATTATTATTAATGGTACAACTCAATCAGGGTTTAGTTCAACTCCCATTATCGAACTCAATGGATTGAATGCTGGAACTAATATAAATGGAATCATATTAAGTGACGGTTCTAGTGGTAGTACTATTCAAGGATTAGTTATCAATCGTTTTAATGGTAACGGGATTGTTATTCAAGGTGATAGTACGGGCAATACCATTAAAGGTAATTTTATTGGTATAGGTGGTAGTGGTGCATCGGATCAAGGCAATGGTAGCAATGGCATTAGAATAGAAACAGCTAATAATATTATTGGTGGTAGTAATGCCAATGAGCGAAATGTGATTTCTGGTAATACTCAAACAGGTATTTTTATTACAGGAACAAGTGCAACAGATAATACAATACAAGGTAACTATATTGGCATAAATGCTACTGGCACAGGTGCAATCAAAAATGATACCTACGGTATTCAAATCGCTAATGGTAGTAAAAATAATCTCATCGGTACGAATGGAGATGGCACTAATGACAATACAGAGGGCAATGTAATTTCTGGCAATGGTGATATAGGCATAATCACGGAAAATAATGGTACAACGGGTAATGTTATCGCAGGTAATTATATTGGTACAAATCCCACTGGTACAAGTGCCATTGCTAACAAACGAGGAATTTATATTGCCAATGGTGCAGAAAATACCTTAGTGGGTACAAACAGTGACGGTGTATCCGATGATTTAGAAAGAAATATTATCTCAGGTAATACTGAAAATGGTATTTGGATTGTTAACGGTTCAGGTACAACGCAAAATCATACCATTAAAGGTAATTATATCGGTACAAGTAAAGATGGTAGTGCAGACTTGGGTAATGGTAATAATGGTATCGAAATTAATGGTGCAACCAATATTACTATAGGAGGTAGTAATGCAGTCGATCGAAATATTATCTCAGGCAACAATCAAAGAGGTATTTTTATAACAGGTAGTACGGCTTCAGGAAATACCATCGAAGGTAATTATATCGGTACAAACAAAGATGGTAATGGAGATTTAGGGAATAGTTGGGAAGGAATAACGATCGAATCTAGTAGCAATACTATTAAAAATAATCTGATTTCTGGTAACGATGGCTCTCAAGGTGGATTATATCTAAATGGTACAAACGCAAATAATAATACGATCATCGGCAATAAAATAGGTACAGATGCCACAGGAAACTCGAAAATAGGCAACTCTACCGGAGGGATTACCATTAATAACGGTTCTAATAATACTATCGGTGTTAGCAATGCGCTCGATCGAAATATCATCTCAGGCAATAATGAGGTAGGTATAGTTATAAAGGGAAGCAGTGCCACTAATCAGCTAATCCAAAATAATTATATTGGTACAGATATTGATGGAGACACCGCTTTAGGCAATGGTTTTGAAGGAATAACGATCGAAACAACTCAAAATACCATTAAAAATAACGTTATTTCAGCTAATGGTGGCTCTCAAGGAGGATTATGGTTAAATGGTGTTAATGCGAAAAATAACACGATCATTGGTAATAAAATCGGTACAGACACAACGGGGAATGTTGATTTAGGGAATGTGCAAGAAGGTATTACTATTAATAATGCTACTAATAATACCATCGGTGGTAGTAATGCTAATGATCGAAATATCATCTCAGGAAATAATACTGCTGGTATTCTCGTTGTTGGAAATAGTAGTGATAATTTAATCGAAGGTAATTATATCGGTACAGATATTGATGGAGACACAGGGTTAGGCAATAATTTTGAAGGAGTAGGCATTTATTCCTCTCCTAGTAATACGATTAAAAATAACGTCATTTCTGCCAATAAAAGTTCTGTGGGAGGAGTTGTCATTGAAGGTAGCAACACCAAAAATAACTGGGTAACAGGCAATAAAATTGGCACAGATGCCACAGGGAATAATAATTTAGGTAATACCTCACGAGGCATAAGTATTAATGACGGCTCATCGAATAATATTATTGGTAGTAACGAAGATAAAAGTAATGACAATAACGAGGGGAATATAATTGCTAATAACAGTAACGGTGTCTTTATTGACGGTAGCAATAATAGTATTGTCAAGAATCAAATCATTAATAATAGTCTTAATGGTATTGCCATAGTTAACGGAAGCAATAGTGTTAATAACCTGATTTCCCAAAATAAAATTACCAATAATGGAGAATTAGGCATTGATCTTAATTATGATGGTATAACTGCTAATGATCCCAATGATACAGATACTGGGACTAATAATCGACAAAATTATCCTTTAATCACGATCGACAATAGTGGATTTATCAATGGGTTTTTAAATAGTAACCCCAATAGTACCATCCGCATCGAATATTTTAGTAACACAACACCTGATGCTAGTGGTAAAGGAGAAGGGGAAACCTTCATCGGCTTTGAAGATGTTACCACCGATAGTAATGGTAATGCCACTTTAAATTTTGATAGCAAAAATGCCCCCAATGTCACGGCTACAGCTACTATTGCTAATAATACTTCTGAGTTTTCTAGCCCTGCAATTATCCCCGTTGTCACCATAGAAGCCATTGACGCAACGGCGAATGAAAACGGTAATATTGGTACTTTTCGCATCAGTCGCACAGGGGATTTAATCGCTCTTACGGTGAACTATACCATTACTGGTACTGCTACTAATGGCGTTGACTATAACACTATCACCAGTTCGATCGAAATTCCCTTAAATCAAACCTATGCAGATATAACCATTACCCCTATCGATGATTTTATCGATAATGAAGACACTACTGTCATTCTTACTTTAACCGACAGTAACGATTATGACTTAGGCACTTCTGGCACAGAAACAGATACCATAACCATCGAAAATGATGATACTGTCGGAGTTACTATTACGGAATCAGGAGGAAATACGACAGTAACAGAAGGGGGAGGAAATGATAGTTATTCGATCGTCCTTAATTCTGAACCCACAGATGATGTTACCATCAATATTAGCACTGATACTCAAGTTGATACGAATGTTAGCAGTATAACTTTTACTTCCTTAAACTGGGATACACCTCAAACTATTAATGTGAGTGCGCCTGACGATGGTATAGACGAAGGGAATCACTCAGGAATAATAATCCATAGCGTTGTTAGCAACGATGTCAAATATGATAATATTTCCGTCAATCCTATTAATGTAACAGTGATTGAACCTTCCTTAGTCTATTCCAGAGGTACAGGAAATCCTGATAATATCACTGGTGGTTATGGTAAAAATATCATCGATGCTGGGGGAAGCAATGACTATATTTTAGGAAATATTTTTCAAGATACATTGTTAGGCGGTAGTGGCAATGATACTATTAAAGCCGATGATGGAGACGATATTCTTGATGGTGGTAGTGGTAATGATATTCTCAAGGCTGGAGAAGGCAATGATATTATTAAAGGCGGTAGCGGTAATGATACTTTAATAGGAGGCATGGGTAACGATACTTTAACGGGGGGTAGTGGTAATGACTATTTCCGTTTTAATTCTCCTAATGATGGTATCGATACTATCACTGATTTTAATGTCCTCTATGATTCTATTTATCTTACTGCTCTTGGTTTTAATTTATCCATCGGTGAGTTAAACTCCAATCAGTTTATTATAGGTACAAATGCCACTGCCAGTGATCATCGTTTGGTATTCGATCGAAATACAGGTGATTTATTTTTTGACAATGACGGTAATGGAGTCAATTCACCAGTACAGATTGCAACTTTGAATCCTCGATTAGCTTTGACGAATCAAGACTTTATTATTATTTAG
- a CDS encoding amidase: protein MIKNLESLSALELSKLIHEKKISPLELTTFFAERITKIDPQLHSFAHISIESALKEAQLKTEILGNTQDTSTLPLFFGIPTAIKDLYPVKGMPISYGNGFIKDQISDYDCGIVTKIKQAGFIIMGKTATSELGSLPYIESIGFPPSRNPYNLEYTSGGSSGGAAGAVAGGLIPIAPGSDGGGSVRGPAFCCGLVGLKPSRGRISNAPVGDYFGGIATHGCLSRTVADSAALLDVLSGYITGDPYWLPNPEISFLEAVTQNTGKLKIAYATEVLPTGKAHEILELQIKNTAHKLEAMGHILIEIIPDFTALVEPFVTVWRSSIIASGFPDQILSPMNQWLKEQSQDLGEYLRAVHQMQIISRQIVSLFADFDVLLMPTYLQPPIKVGAWANLSPQETLQQIIDWITPCPAFNATGQPAIAIPTGFTSDGVPIGVQLVAKPNDEATILQLAYQLENNF, encoded by the coding sequence ATGATCAAAAATCTCGAATCTCTCTCAGCATTAGAATTAAGCAAACTAATTCATGAAAAAAAAATTTCACCTCTTGAGTTAACGACATTTTTTGCCGAAAGAATTACTAAAATCGATCCTCAACTTCATAGTTTTGCTCATATTTCGATCGAGAGTGCCTTAAAAGAAGCACAACTTAAAACTGAGATTTTAGGAAATACCCAAGATACTTCTACCCTACCTTTATTTTTTGGTATTCCTACCGCTATTAAAGACTTATATCCAGTCAAAGGAATGCCGATAAGTTATGGCAATGGTTTTATTAAAGATCAAATCTCTGACTATGATTGCGGTATCGTCACCAAAATTAAACAAGCAGGATTTATTATCATGGGTAAAACTGCCACTTCAGAATTAGGATCATTACCGTATATAGAAAGTATCGGATTCCCACCTTCGCGCAATCCTTACAATTTAGAATACACATCGGGGGGATCAAGCGGTGGTGCGGCGGGGGCGGTTGCAGGTGGTTTAATTCCGATCGCCCCCGGATCCGATGGGGGGGGATCTGTAAGAGGTCCAGCATTTTGTTGTGGCTTAGTTGGTTTAAAACCTTCAAGGGGTAGAATTTCTAATGCCCCTGTAGGAGATTATTTCGGTGGAATAGCCACTCATGGTTGTTTAAGTCGTACGGTAGCTGATAGTGCAGCGTTACTAGATGTCCTTTCAGGATATATTACTGGAGATCCTTATTGGTTGCCTAATCCAGAAATTTCTTTTCTCGAAGCAGTAACTCAAAATACTGGTAAATTAAAAATTGCTTATGCCACAGAAGTTTTACCCACAGGAAAAGCCCATGAGATTTTAGAATTACAGATAAAAAATACTGCTCACAAATTAGAAGCAATGGGACATATTTTGATCGAAATTATCCCTGATTTTACTGCTTTAGTTGAGCCTTTTGTAACAGTTTGGCGATCGAGTATTATAGCATCAGGTTTTCCTGATCAAATTCTTAGCCCTATGAATCAATGGTTAAAAGAGCAATCTCAAGATTTAGGAGAATATTTAAGGGCTGTACACCAAATGCAGATTATATCTCGTCAAATAGTCTCTCTTTTTGCGGATTTTGATGTTTTACTCATGCCTACCTATCTTCAACCCCCGATTAAAGTCGGGGCATGGGCAAATTTATCTCCTCAAGAAACATTACAACAAATTATTGATTGGATTACTCCATGTCCTGCTTTTAATGCGACAGGACAACCTGCGATCGCTATTCCCACAGGATTTACTTCAGATGGTGTTCCTATAGGAGTTCAATTAGTAGCAAAACCCAACGATGAAGCGACAATTTTACAACTGGCTTATCAACTAGAAAATAATTTCTAA